Proteins encoded in a region of the Rutidosis leptorrhynchoides isolate AG116_Rl617_1_P2 chromosome 9, CSIRO_AGI_Rlap_v1, whole genome shotgun sequence genome:
- the LOC139866873 gene encoding uncharacterized protein, with protein MSATSFKFSVCQHYYESSSFKFRSNHNSSTFSNHKPPTPPQNGTLCIRLYDKVNKSRRLSTRSNIRMTLVDGSLDRGKVVIKPSDILAYDIVQGSLVRWSYIADKRVPCPPTAVLLHGILGCRKNWGTFARRLAQEFPNWQFLLVDLRCHGDSASITKKGPHTVVSTALDVLKLLGILRVTPRVIIGHSFGGKVALSMVEQAAKPLARPVRVWVLDATPGKVRAGRDGDDHPAELITFLRAFSKEVVSKKEVISALIREGFSNDVAQWVVTNLRQTNPADSSSGFSWIFNLDGIAEMYQSYEDTNLWDVVEDVPRGVHVNFLKAERSLHRWALGDLQRIHAAEEQASQEGGGVEMHVLEDAGHWVHADNPDGLFRILSFSFQGA; from the exons ATGTCAGCAACATCGTTCAAATTCTCAGTCTGCCAACACTATTATGAGTCATCATCTTTCAAATTTAGGTCAAATCATAATTCATCTACATTCAGTAATCACAAGCCGCCGACTCCTCCTCAG AATGGAACATTATGCATCCGGCTCTATGATAAGGTTAATAAATCGAGGAGGTTGTCGACTCGCAGCAATATACGGATGACGTTAGTAGATGGGAGTCTTGATAGAGGGAAAGTTGTTATAAAGCCCTCTGATATTTTG GCGTATGATATTGTTCAAGGATCTCTT GTTAGATGGAGTTACATTGCTGATAAAAGAGTACCATGTCCACCAACGGCTGTTCTTTTGCACGGTATTTTGGGTTGCAGGAAGAACTGGG GAACTTTTGCTCGAAGATTAGCACAGGAATTTCCAAACTGGCAG TTTCTCTTGGTTGATCTGCGGTGTCATGGTGATTCAgcatctatcacgaagaaaggaccTCACACAGTTGTGTCTACTGCTCTTGATGTCCTAAAACTG CTTGGCATTCTTAGAGTCACCCCGAGGGTCATAATTGGTCACAGCTTTGGAGGAAAAG TTGCTTTGAGCATGGTTGAGCAAGCTGCAAAACCACTTGCACGGCCTGTCAGA GTCTGGGTTTTAGATGCCACACCTGGAAAGGTTCGAGCAGGGAGGGATGGAGATGACCATCCTGCTGAGTTGATCACTTTCCTAAGAGCATTTTCAAAGGAG GTTGTATCAAAAAAGGAGGTCATCAGTGCTCTTATACGTGAGGGATTTTCCAATGATGTTGCACAG TGGGTTGTCACAAATCTTCGGCAGACCAACCCTGCTGATTCATCTTCTGGATTTTCGTGGATATTTAACCTTGATGGAATTGCTGAAATGTATCAATCCTATGAAGACACAAATTTATG GGATGTAGTGGAAGATGTACCTCGAGGTGTTCATGTAAATTTTTTAAAAGCAGAAAGAAGCTTGCACAGATGGGCACTTGGAGATTTGCAGAGAATTCATGCAGCTGAGGAGCAAGCTTCTCAAGAAGGCGGTGGAGTCGAAATGCATGTTCTTGAAGATGCGGGGCATTGG GTACATGCTGATAATCCAGATGGACTCTTCAGGATTTTATCATTCTCGTTTCAAGGAGCGTGA